One genomic window of Acidobacteriota bacterium includes the following:
- a CDS encoding ATP-dependent helicase, whose product MPNIKLNAEQRRAVEYGEGPLLIVAGAGTGKTRVLIERVGHLLSEVKGLKPENILALTFSRKAASEMRQRAAERFGSAAAGARFSTFHSFCNDLIGSETDSRPLDKIDQWIFLRRNLDKLDLDHYFKVSNPGQFLSDLVDFASRCHDNLVSPGDYNDYVHRLAVAGPPLALAEPEAIGSKQRKPKKVIDPVAEFEAELKRQREVARVYQLLEEMQEQQNYLSYGAMISRAVRLLDDSPELLSRLRAEFRFILVDEFQDTNTAQFELLRRLAGEPHNITVVGDDDQAIYRFRGASFASFDQFREQFAGHARVVLDRNYRSTDKILSVAGSAISRNKNRYLPDKKLIASRPAGPQVEVWEFANEHAQARHTADEIARSVTEAQANSTGVDKVIDYSSFAVLYRAHAHRQLLVNALRERGIPFAIRGLAINDLPVVRDLIAFLRVIGDSQDSVSMARVLRSFARSSRWNMPDEVFAECCKRASRERISLSLAASKAAWTGCDDFTKFLLCCRQRATEVRVAAWFPLLADDIGLPRAESERTPLKTFREFFETWNEEKCETGLLEEFLEYFGYFEEAGGRITLPDDEEPEFTRNLVGGKRGRSEPAAPAGGQTELFAAGELAGESISSGGAAEASKYPLGRVQLMTIHASKGLEFDHVFAWRLVRRSIPTANRKPLIALPEELWKGALPTGDYHLEEERRLFYVALTRARESLTLVTVSNEASRPSPFVDDLRDVPPSDLVWTRPIVSPVLHAALDRVNAATQSLPLGLVPRREDATRPVSLSISQLESYLDCPLKYYFGYVLQIPVPAAPALLFGTVMHAAAREVVRLVCEMRKDLSDLEVEAILNQHWDKVSMDDSLQEAKYREQGMAQLKQLRDAWKERKIKLLHQEKPFEMQFGGCRVTGRIDQVHRNEAGEVELLEFKTGRPKTQKETDEMRQLTLYAEACRKVLGVKPEAIALCNLTGQELLHTSRSADELIALEDEFKDAHQRISAESFPAQPGFMTCRNCAYRPICPQHEQRDN is encoded by the coding sequence ATGCCGAATATCAAACTAAATGCCGAGCAGCGGCGGGCCGTGGAATACGGCGAAGGGCCGTTGCTGATTGTGGCCGGCGCGGGCACGGGTAAGACGCGTGTGCTGATCGAGCGTGTCGGACATCTTTTAAGTGAGGTCAAGGGCCTCAAGCCGGAGAACATCCTGGCGCTGACGTTCTCGCGCAAAGCCGCTTCGGAGATGCGCCAGCGCGCTGCCGAGCGCTTCGGGTCAGCCGCGGCAGGGGCGCGATTCTCCACGTTCCATTCGTTTTGCAATGATCTGATCGGCAGCGAGACCGACAGTCGCCCGCTCGACAAGATTGATCAGTGGATATTTCTGCGCCGTAATCTCGATAAGCTGGATCTCGATCATTACTTCAAAGTATCCAACCCTGGGCAGTTCCTGAGCGACTTGGTCGATTTTGCATCGCGCTGCCACGACAACCTCGTTTCTCCGGGCGATTACAATGACTATGTTCACCGCTTGGCAGTGGCGGGTCCGCCCCTCGCACTAGCAGAGCCAGAAGCGATTGGAAGCAAGCAACGCAAGCCGAAGAAGGTGATTGATCCGGTGGCGGAGTTCGAGGCCGAACTCAAGCGCCAGCGTGAGGTGGCGCGCGTCTATCAATTGCTGGAGGAGATGCAGGAGCAACAGAACTACCTGAGTTATGGCGCGATGATCTCACGCGCAGTGCGCCTACTCGATGACTCCCCTGAGTTGCTCTCGCGCCTGCGAGCGGAGTTTCGCTTCATTTTGGTGGACGAATTCCAGGACACCAACACGGCGCAGTTCGAACTGCTGCGGCGACTGGCGGGGGAGCCCCACAACATCACCGTGGTGGGCGATGATGATCAGGCGATCTACCGGTTTCGCGGGGCGAGCTTCGCCAGCTTCGATCAGTTTCGCGAGCAGTTCGCCGGGCACGCGCGCGTCGTGCTGGACCGCAACTACCGCTCCACCGACAAAATTCTTTCCGTGGCGGGTAGCGCAATCTCTCGCAATAAGAATCGCTATCTGCCGGACAAAAAACTCATTGCCAGCAGGCCTGCCGGACCGCAGGTGGAAGTGTGGGAGTTTGCCAACGAGCACGCGCAGGCTCGCCACACGGCGGACGAGATCGCGCGCTCTGTCACGGAGGCGCAGGCCAATTCCACTGGCGTAGACAAGGTCATCGACTATTCCAGCTTTGCCGTGCTGTATCGCGCGCACGCGCACCGCCAGTTGCTGGTCAATGCATTGCGTGAGCGGGGGATTCCGTTTGCGATTCGTGGGTTGGCAATCAACGATCTGCCCGTGGTGCGCGACTTGATTGCGTTTCTGCGCGTCATCGGCGATTCGCAAGACAGTGTTAGCATGGCGCGAGTGCTGCGATCATTCGCTCGCAGTTCGCGCTGGAATATGCCGGACGAAGTGTTCGCGGAGTGTTGCAAGCGCGCCAGCCGTGAGCGGATAAGTCTTTCGCTGGCGGCGTCAAAAGCGGCATGGACGGGCTGCGACGATTTTACAAAGTTTCTCCTGTGCTGTCGCCAGCGCGCGACGGAGGTGCGCGTAGCAGCGTGGTTTCCTCTGCTGGCCGACGATATCGGCCTTCCGCGTGCGGAGTCAGAGCGCACGCCGCTGAAGACTTTCCGGGAGTTCTTCGAAACATGGAATGAGGAAAAATGCGAGACGGGATTGCTCGAGGAATTTCTCGAATACTTTGGCTACTTCGAGGAAGCAGGCGGCAGGATCACTCTGCCGGATGATGAGGAACCGGAGTTCACCCGTAATTTGGTGGGAGGAAAGCGCGGACGCAGTGAACCGGCCGCGCCCGCCGGAGGACAGACGGAGCTGTTCGCCGCCGGGGAACTCGCCGGAGAAAGCATAAGTTCCGGGGGCGCCGCGGAGGCAAGTAAATATCCCTTGGGCCGCGTGCAATTGATGACGATTCATGCGTCGAAGGGGCTGGAATTCGACCATGTGTTTGCCTGGAGGTTGGTACGCCGATCAATCCCAACAGCGAATCGCAAGCCATTGATCGCGCTTCCGGAGGAGCTGTGGAAAGGGGCGCTGCCCACGGGTGACTATCATCTGGAAGAGGAGCGGAGGCTGTTCTATGTCGCACTCACACGGGCTCGTGAGTCACTGACGTTGGTAACCGTGTCGAATGAGGCCAGCCGGCCATCGCCTTTTGTGGATGACTTGCGGGACGTGCCGCCTTCCGATCTGGTTTGGACGCGGCCCATTGTATCTCCCGTTCTACACGCTGCATTGGATCGGGTGAATGCTGCCACGCAATCGTTGCCGCTTGGTCTGGTCCCACGGCGCGAGGATGCCACCCGCCCGGTGTCACTGAGTATCTCGCAGTTGGAAAGCTACCTGGATTGTCCCTTAAAATACTACTTTGGCTATGTTCTGCAAATTCCCGTTCCCGCCGCGCCCGCTCTGCTGTTTGGGACGGTGATGCATGCCGCTGCGCGCGAAGTGGTTCGTCTCGTCTGCGAAATGCGCAAGGATTTATCCGACCTCGAAGTCGAAGCGATTCTGAATCAGCATTGGGACAAGGTATCGATGGACGATTCGCTTCAGGAGGCCAAGTATCGCGAGCAGGGGATGGCGCAGCTTAAGCAACTCCGTGATGCGTGGAAAGAGCGGAAGATCAAGCTACTGCACCAGGAAAAGCCTTTCGAGATGCAGTTTGGAGGCTGCCGCGTTACCGGCAGAATCGATCAGGTGCATCGCAATGAAGCAGGAGAGGTGGAGTTGCTGGAGTTCAAGACCGGGCGGCCGAAGACGCAGAAGGAAACCGATGAGATGCGTCAGTTGACGCTCTATGCTGAAGCATGCCGCAAGGTGCTGGGCGTCAAGCCGGAGGCCATCGCCCTGTGTAACTTGACCGGACAGGAGCTTCTCCACACCTCACGCAGCGCGGATGAGTTGATCGCACTAGAGGATGAATTCAAGGATGCACATCAGCGCATTTCCGCCGAGTCGTTTCCCGCCCAGCCCGGTTTCATGACTTGCCGCAACTGCGCCTATCGTCCCATTTGCCCTCAGCATGAGCAGCGCGACAATTAA
- a CDS encoding GNAT family N-acetyltransferase, with protein MSVMENSVEIVDLRHLHTEAMESLLADEARAWRDNLLWDYTATVGMIRRFLDGRALTGYAAMSNGRAVGFTFYVCEAGKGLVGDVFACPDWRNDAIYSLLLAHTLETLEAIPGVRRIEAQLLHIDTPAVRALFAGRGYTCFGRSFLKLKLSSVPSASATHLPFGLVISEWEAGKFLDSANLITRSYAGHVDCEVSDQYRTQAGALRFLDNIIHYPGCGEFCPPASLLAYRDGGHDPEATPLAHLDGQPCGMLLTSVVSPGVAHITQLCVSPEQQGAGVGYSLLQRALDVLAARGFQAVTLTATDANGGAMNLYRRAGFSTMQSFPAFAWESGSQGQESLVDGLAIRP; from the coding sequence ATGTCTGTTATGGAAAATTCCGTTGAAATAGTTGATCTGCGCCATTTGCACACCGAAGCGATGGAGTCGCTGCTGGCGGATGAGGCTCGCGCATGGCGGGACAACCTTCTGTGGGACTATACGGCGACCGTCGGCATGATACGGCGCTTCCTGGATGGGCGTGCGCTGACCGGTTACGCGGCGATGAGCAACGGTCGCGCCGTGGGCTTCACTTTCTACGTTTGCGAAGCGGGCAAGGGGTTGGTCGGCGATGTGTTTGCCTGCCCTGACTGGCGCAATGACGCCATCTACAGTCTTCTGCTCGCGCACACGCTGGAGACTTTAGAGGCCATTCCCGGCGTGCGACGCATCGAGGCGCAGTTGCTGCACATCGATACGCCCGCCGTGCGCGCGCTGTTCGCCGGGCGCGGGTACACCTGCTTTGGACGTAGCTTTTTGAAGCTGAAGCTGTCATCGGTGCCCTCAGCCTCCGCCACACATTTGCCTTTCGGGTTAGTGATTTCCGAGTGGGAGGCCGGAAAATTTCTTGATTCCGCGAATCTTATTACGCGTTCCTACGCAGGGCACGTGGACTGCGAGGTCAGCGACCAATACCGCACCCAGGCTGGTGCATTACGCTTTCTCGACAACATCATTCACTATCCCGGCTGCGGGGAGTTTTGTCCGCCCGCGTCGCTGCTGGCGTATCGAGACGGCGGGCACGATCCAGAAGCGACTCCCCTCGCGCATCTTGATGGCCAGCCGTGTGGAATGTTGCTTACCAGCGTGGTCAGTCCGGGAGTGGCGCACATCACCCAGTTGTGCGTTTCCCCAGAACAGCAGGGGGCTGGAGTGGGGTACAGTCTGTTGCAGCGGGCGCTGGACGTGCTGGCCGCCCGTGGCTTCCAGGCCGTAACCCTGACCGCCACCGACGCCAACGGCGGCGCCATGAATCTATATCGAAGAGCAGGGTTCTCCACGATGCAAAGTTTTCCGGCATTTGCCTGGGAATCTGGTTCGCAAGGACAGGAGTCACTTGTAGACGGATTGGCTATTCGTCCGTAG